GAACTGTTTGCGCTGAAAGTGGCGTTTATCTCACGGAAGTCATCATAAATACTTGTAAAGGTTTGGGAAATATTCTCCAGCAGGTTTTTGGCAATAGTGGAGTTTTTCTTAATCTCCTTGCTGATGTGGGCAATTGTAGCCCCCTTTGCTCCCAGAGACATGGTGGTGCATATTGTGTTGTAGGAAAGAAGCTCAAGGTCATCGGTTATTTTAAGGAAGGTTCCGGAGGCTTCGGTTATTTCATCCTTCATGCTCTTGATGTCTATGCTGACTATCTTCTTGTTCAGATCCTCAGAAATTTTAGCGATCAGAACGGCAGTGTCGTCTGTGAAGTTCTTTGCCGATTTTTCAAGGTATGAATTAATCTCAAGCATACTCTCGAAGCTGCTTCCGCGCAGCTCCATAAGCTTATTAATAATATCGACTATTTCGATAAAGTATTCTGTAAGCTCGTTTTTAAGCTCGTTAAGATGAATCATCTGGAATATTTTCCCACAATTTCCTTCAGCATATTTTCAGTTACGGGTTTAAGAATAATTGTGTCAAACCCGCCCGCCCTGAGCTGTGATGTTTCTGACACATCCGCAGTGAAGGCGATGCACTTTGCCGAGCTCCATTTGTATTTGTTTTTAACTCTGTCCAACACGTCCAGACCCGTTTCCGTGGGGCCCAGCCTGTAGTCTATAAACAATATATCAGGGATTGTATCATTTTGCAGAGTAAAATCGTCCAGTTTTTTTAAAGAATCGAAAATATATACTTCATGCTCAAGCTTTGTAAGTATAAAATTGCACATTTTCAGGTGCAGACCGTTGTCATCGATAATAAAAATCTTCATAGGTTCTCCGTTTTCTAAATAAGCTTGTTAGTATTGAGAACCAAAACCGCCTGCCCGTCTCCCAGAATGGTAATACCGCCGACATATGACAAATGTGCGAAATATTCAGGAACCGGCTTGATAGCTATATCTATGCGGTTTATAAGTTCGTCCACCATAAGGCCGACTTTTCCCATGTCGGTGTTGGTGATAACTATGCACACCTCTTCGGGCAGCTCTCCGGGTTCTTCGTCCAGAAGCCCCTTCATGCTGTAAAGAGGCAGCACCATCCCCCTGTAATGAACTGCAAGGCCGTAGTGCAGATCCTTGATTTTTTCTTTGGGTAATTTGATTGTTTCCGCTACATTTTCTATGGGTATGGCATAAACAACTGAACTGAGTTTAACCAGCAGAGCAGTGGAAACGCCTATGGTTACAGGTATTTTCAGCACAAACCTTGAGCCTTCGCCCATTGTGGACTGTATATCTACAAAGCCGCCCAGGTTCACAACGCATGTCTTCACCACATCCATTCCCACACCGCGGCCGGATATATCCGTAACCTTTTCCGCTGTGGAGAAGCCGGGTTCAAGTATAAGCTGCATTATCTCCTTCTCACTGAGCTCTGCATCCGCAGCTATCAGCCTGTTGGATATTGCCTTCGCCCTGACCCTTGCGGTGTCTATCCCCTTGCCGTCATCAATCACTTCGATATAAACAAAACTTCCTTCCTGATAAGCCTTAAGGATAATAGTGCCTGATGGGGTTTTCCCGGCCTTCTGTCTGTCCTCCGGCATCTCCACCCCGTGGTCGCAGGAGTTGCGGAGGAGATGCACAAGGGGATCACTGAGCAGGTCAGCCACTTTTTTATCTATCTCAGTGTCCTCGCCTATTATACGCAGGTCGATCTGCTTGCTCTGTTTTCTTGATATATCTCTGACAACTCTGGGGAATTTCTGAAAAACCTGCCTGATGGGAATCATCCTGAGCGACATTATATCCCTTTGCAGATCCTGAGAGATCCTCGCAATGAGATTAGCATTGTCCTTAAGCTCCTTCACAAGGGCGGAAGGAAGGCCGTATTCTCTGGCTATCTTCTGGATCAGGTATTCGTTGGCGTTCTTGGCCACCACAAGCTCGCCTATGGTGTTGGTAAATTTGTCTATCTTCTCCTGTTCCACCTTCATTGTGCCGCTTCCGGCGTCCTGCTGAGGCAGTCCTGCCGCCTGCTGCTTGGCAGATGTGGGTACGCCTTCGCGGGCGCTGCCCGCCACGGCTTTCATAACTTCCTGTTTTTTCAATACCTTATCCAGATCTTCCTTCTCCAGCTTGCCCTCTTCGACAAGTATGTCGCCGAGTTTTTTCTGCTTGCTGAGAGCATCCTGAATATCCCCCTCAGTGATTTTACCGTCACGGATAAGGAGCTCGCCCAACATTCTGGGCGGTGATTTAAGATCTTCAAGGTATTTGAGAATCCTTTCCATATGCGCGTCAAACGGTTTGGATTCCTTTATACATTTTTCAAGGTCTTCTGCTATTGCGTACAGATCATCAAAGCCGATGAATCTGGCTGCGTTTTTCAGGCCGCCCGCTCCCCTGAGCACTTGCCTGACATCTATCTGCCCGTCTTCGGAGGCTATATTTATGATTTCGATGAACTGCTCAAGCTGCTTGATGAATATTTTCACTTCCTCATTCACAACGGTCATGGAACTTTTCATGGACTCAAGGCTTGATGTGAGGTTTTTAAGCGTGCGGTATGAGGAAGGAACAGGTGTGGTTCCCTTCTTGGTGAGGTTTGAGAGCATCTCCCTTATATCACTGACCACAGCGAGGATAATGTCCGCCGCTTTTTTGTCGAACATAATACGTCCGCTTCTGATGTCATCCAGAACACCTTCCACAAGGTGCGCAAACTCCTCCAGAAAACGGAAGCCCACATAGCCGCAGTCACCCTTTATTGTGTGGAAAACGCGGAAAAGATCGTCAATGCCGGGGCCTGAGCCGCTGCCGCTCTTCTCAAGTTTAAGCGTTACAGACTCTATGGATTCGAAATAATCTTCAATACTGGAAGCCAGTTCACCCAGAAGCTCGGCGTCTATGCCCTCCATTGTTATATCATCTCCGTGGGAGACGGGAGCCGCCGGAATGTCTTCTTCCGTGCTATCCGCCGCTTCATCAGCTTCCGCCGCAGGGGCAGGTTCATCAAGGGAAGCTGCTGAGACAGTCACGACTCCGGGCTCAAACCCGAAGTCAGCCAGATCGGCCGCATCAAGCTCGCTTATTATGTAAACCTCCGGGCGGAGGTAAATTTCAAAGGGGTTAAGCTTATCCAGAGATGGAACAGCCGCTGCATCCGTTTTGCAGAAATATTCGGCAGAGCTCATTTTCAGGTTGGACATGACGGGAACAGGGTCATAGCCGTTTTCAAGCATTTCGGATGTGAAATGGAAATCAGCCCTGTAGATGCTGCCCTGCTTCCTTCCTGCTGCGCGGAGCTTTTCCCGTATATCAGTGCAGGAAACATAAGCAGATGCCCCGTCCGCACTCTCCGCAGGTGCAGTCCCCTTCGTCTCCGGTGCGGTGTCAGCCTTCTGGTTCATGTAACTTTCAAGCTCGGCTATTATCCCTGCCTCATCAACAGAATACTCCCTGCCCTCTTTGGCGGCTGTGACCATTTCGTAAATCCCGTCTGCTGCTTTGAGAATACTGTCAACAAGTTCGCCCGATACCTCAAGCTCCTTGTTGCGAAGCCTGTCCAGCAGGGTTTCAAGGTGGTGTGTAAATGCTGATATATGCTCGAAGCCGAAGCCTGCGGCGCTGCCTTTTATTGTGTGAATAGAGCGGAATACGGAATTAACAAGCTCCGGATCGTCATCCGCCTCTATCTTAAGAACATCCTCGTTTACCTGTTCCAGAAGTTCCGCCGCCTCGTCAAGGAACGACCTGCGGAACTTTTCCATATCAATTTCGACCATACCCCACCCCGTCAGGAAATACCGAGAAGCATTTTTATGTTGATTATAAGTTCCTCAGGTTTCACAGGCTTGGTTATGTACAGGTTTGCGCCGGACATATAGCCTTTTCTGCGGTTTTCCGCTTCTTCCTGAGTGGTAATAATTATTACGGGCGTTTCTTT
The genomic region above belongs to Geovibrio ferrireducens and contains:
- a CDS encoding response regulator, which produces MKIFIIDDNGLHLKMCNFILTKLEHEVYIFDSLKKLDDFTLQNDTIPDILFIDYRLGPTETGLDVLDRVKNKYKWSSAKCIAFTADVSETSQLRAGGFDTIILKPVTENMLKEIVGKYSR
- a CDS encoding chemotaxis protein CheA: MVEIDMEKFRRSFLDEAAELLEQVNEDVLKIEADDDPELVNSVFRSIHTIKGSAAGFGFEHISAFTHHLETLLDRLRNKELEVSGELVDSILKAADGIYEMVTAAKEGREYSVDEAGIIAELESYMNQKADTAPETKGTAPAESADGASAYVSCTDIREKLRAAGRKQGSIYRADFHFTSEMLENGYDPVPVMSNLKMSSAEYFCKTDAAAVPSLDKLNPFEIYLRPEVYIISELDAADLADFGFEPGVVTVSAASLDEPAPAAEADEAADSTEEDIPAAPVSHGDDITMEGIDAELLGELASSIEDYFESIESVTLKLEKSGSGSGPGIDDLFRVFHTIKGDCGYVGFRFLEEFAHLVEGVLDDIRSGRIMFDKKAADIILAVVSDIREMLSNLTKKGTTPVPSSYRTLKNLTSSLESMKSSMTVVNEEVKIFIKQLEQFIEIINIASEDGQIDVRQVLRGAGGLKNAARFIGFDDLYAIAEDLEKCIKESKPFDAHMERILKYLEDLKSPPRMLGELLIRDGKITEGDIQDALSKQKKLGDILVEEGKLEKEDLDKVLKKQEVMKAVAGSAREGVPTSAKQQAAGLPQQDAGSGTMKVEQEKIDKFTNTIGELVVAKNANEYLIQKIAREYGLPSALVKELKDNANLIARISQDLQRDIMSLRMIPIRQVFQKFPRVVRDISRKQSKQIDLRIIGEDTEIDKKVADLLSDPLVHLLRNSCDHGVEMPEDRQKAGKTPSGTIILKAYQEGSFVYIEVIDDGKGIDTARVRAKAISNRLIAADAELSEKEIMQLILEPGFSTAEKVTDISGRGVGMDVVKTCVVNLGGFVDIQSTMGEGSRFVLKIPVTIGVSTALLVKLSSVVYAIPIENVAETIKLPKEKIKDLHYGLAVHYRGMVLPLYSMKGLLDEEPGELPEEVCIVITNTDMGKVGLMVDELINRIDIAIKPVPEYFAHLSYVGGITILGDGQAVLVLNTNKLI